A single window of Nocardia sp. NBC_01327 DNA harbors:
- a CDS encoding acyl carrier protein yields the protein MTAEPAVAARIRDIVAAMAPQPPAEFADTQRLIEDLGYDSLRLMELTVVLERSFGLPRYRPEDLMGVLRVGQVIDLVARTEAA from the coding sequence ATGACCGCCGAACCCGCTGTCGCCGCACGCATCCGCGACATCGTCGCCGCCATGGCGCCGCAACCGCCCGCCGAGTTCGCCGACACCCAGCGCCTCATCGAGGATCTCGGCTACGACTCGCTCCGTCTGATGGAACTGACCGTGGTGCTGGAGCGGTCCTTCGGATTGCCCAGGTACCGGCCGGAAGATCTGATGGGCGTCCTGCGCGTGGGCCAGGTCATCGACCTGGTGGCCCGGACGGAGGCCGCATGA
- a CDS encoding acyl-CoA thioesterase, whose translation MARHLFLCPLRWSDMDADGHVHNAVHLRYLEETRIDLFRSRGFRGASVVAQMDIDYLTPLRYRAQPVRVETWVSKVGTSSFTLVQEIRDEDALYSTATCTMVAFDREAQRSRPLQDSERHMLEELSA comes from the coding sequence GTGGCCCGACACCTCTTCCTCTGCCCGCTGCGCTGGTCCGATATGGACGCGGACGGCCATGTGCACAATGCCGTCCACCTCCGCTACCTGGAGGAAACCCGGATCGATCTGTTCCGCTCGCGCGGCTTCCGCGGGGCGAGCGTGGTCGCGCAGATGGATATCGACTATCTGACGCCGCTGCGGTATCGGGCGCAGCCGGTGCGGGTGGAGACCTGGGTGAGCAAGGTGGGCACGTCCTCCTTCACGCTGGTGCAGGAGATCCGGGACGAGGATGCGCTCTATTCGACCGCCACCTGCACCATGGTCGCCTTCGATCGTGAGGCGCAGCGCTCCCGGCCGCTGCAGGACAGCGAACGCCATATGCTCGAGGAGTTGAGTGCCTGA
- a CDS encoding nucleoside-diphosphate kinase, with protein sequence MTEDPVRKLLSELTPSEAKVDAYLGDTYVLETVDQLERLGLDATTFAREHSLLLLKPDAIVARAVESTLEWLSGNGFRVVSAHRVVVDRHLARALWYFAWNIASPERRRLADLLVGISDVLLLVVHGADGDLPVPVRLAEAKGATDPRKRRPGDLRYLLGRHNYLLNLVHSPDDPADVLRELAIYFDERTRAQVLTQAVTGIDRSAAAAELASELYAGVPERSFDRDAAFARLYTELGSVAPESDAECAELLAAAMASGRELDAWSAIVLGSYVFPMRVGSQSQTLRPIGAKDWLEGRP encoded by the coding sequence ATGACCGAAGATCCGGTGCGCAAGCTGCTTTCGGAGCTGACGCCGTCCGAGGCGAAGGTCGACGCCTATCTGGGCGACACCTATGTGCTGGAGACGGTCGATCAGCTCGAGCGCCTCGGCCTCGATGCCACCACCTTCGCCCGGGAGCACTCACTGCTGCTGCTCAAGCCCGACGCCATTGTCGCCCGGGCGGTCGAGTCGACGCTGGAATGGTTGTCCGGCAATGGGTTCCGGGTGGTCTCGGCCCACCGTGTGGTGGTGGACCGGCATCTGGCGCGTGCGCTGTGGTACTTCGCGTGGAATATCGCCTCACCGGAGCGGCGTCGCCTGGCCGATCTGCTGGTGGGTATTTCCGATGTGCTCCTACTGGTCGTGCACGGCGCGGACGGCGACCTGCCGGTGCCGGTCCGGTTGGCGGAGGCGAAGGGCGCCACCGATCCCCGCAAACGTCGTCCGGGTGATCTGCGGTATCTGCTCGGGCGGCACAACTATCTGCTGAATCTTGTGCATTCGCCCGATGATCCGGCCGATGTGCTGCGCGAGCTCGCCATCTACTTCGACGAGCGGACCAGGGCGCAGGTGCTCACCCAGGCGGTCACCGGCATCGACCGGTCCGCCGCCGCGGCCGAACTCGCGAGTGAGCTGTACGCCGGGGTGCCCGAGCGCAGCTTCGATCGGGATGCCGCCTTCGCCCGGCTGTACACCGAACTCGGTTCCGTGGCACCGGAATCCGATGCGGAATGCGCCGAGCTGCTGGCGGCCGCCATGGCCTCCGGCCGCGAGCTGGATGCCTGGTCGGCAATCGTGCTCGGTTCCTACGTATTTCCCATGCGCGTCGGGTCGCAGTCGCAGACACTGCGGCCCATCGGCGCGAAAGACTGGTTGGAAGGTCGACCCTGA
- the rplL gene encoding 50S ribosomal protein L7/L12, with protein MAKMTVDELLDVFKGMTLLELSGFVKAFEEQFGVTAAAPVAVAADTSAPVDEVADEQTEFDLILESFGDKKIQVIKAIREIIPGLGLKEAKDLVESAPKQVLEGLSRDAAETARFKLETAGARATVK; from the coding sequence ATGGCCAAGATGACCGTCGACGAGTTGCTGGACGTCTTCAAAGGCATGACGCTGCTGGAGCTTTCGGGGTTCGTCAAGGCATTCGAAGAACAGTTCGGCGTCACCGCCGCCGCGCCGGTGGCGGTCGCGGCCGATACCTCCGCTCCCGTCGACGAGGTCGCCGATGAGCAAACCGAATTCGACTTGATCTTGGAATCCTTCGGGGACAAGAAGATTCAGGTCATCAAGGCCATTCGGGAAATCATCCCCGGCCTGGGCCTGAAGGAGGCGAAGGATCTGGTCGAGTCCGCCCCCAAGCAGGTCCTCGAGGGCCTCAGCCGCGACGCCGCCGAAACCGCGCGATTCAAACTGGAGACCGCCGGAGCCCGCGCCACCGTCAAATGA
- a CDS encoding acyl-CoA thioesterase has product MHTYAIQLRRTDMDAFQHLNNVVFAQYLDEARSDLLARHEAAAGPWRVVVAGQRLSYRTPLTFRADPVTVTTAVERIGNSSFTLAHEIRDAESLYLTATSTLVAVSDSAPRPLDAAEREYLTTLISPQN; this is encoded by the coding sequence ATGCACACCTATGCCATCCAGCTGCGCCGCACCGATATGGATGCCTTCCAGCACCTCAACAATGTGGTGTTCGCGCAATACCTGGACGAGGCCCGGTCCGATCTGCTGGCCCGGCACGAAGCGGCGGCGGGGCCGTGGCGCGTGGTGGTCGCGGGTCAGCGGCTCAGTTACCGCACCCCGCTGACCTTTCGCGCCGACCCGGTCACCGTGACCACGGCGGTGGAACGCATCGGGAACAGCTCCTTCACCCTGGCGCACGAGATCCGCGATGCCGAATCCCTCTATCTCACAGCGACTTCCACGCTGGTGGCGGTGTCGGACAGTGCTCCCCGCCCCCTGGACGCCGCCGAGCGCGAGTATCTGACGACCTTGATTTCGCCGCAGAACTGA
- a CDS encoding AMP-binding protein, which translates to MKLTEDSAAVRDWLADPSESTGIHLADEADGWEFRSYRELADQTWSIAALMRAHGLGSGDGACVIMPTGFPCVAAFYAVWACGGVFTPVAPPMFGDLDEIVAHIAGILQQATPRLVVTSPEFEQFVRRAAIEAGRTDEPLVIDPKQLEPASGTREFGVPAEVSLLQFTSGSTGTPRGVRVSWRNLANNIAMISRLIDWRPGEALVSWLPLYHDMGLVGAFLTTVTNQGDLYLMRPDQFVRDPARWLRAMAHAQHSPSPSFALGYVAHRVRPEEIADLDLSGWRTLAIGSEPVEVSDLQSFANLTGPRGFSMGSYTLAYGLAEATLMVTSSHTRSPITALRVDNPNLRFGEPVPILEEALLDDTHRVFGAGWITGLGYSTPESAVTVVDDEGRELPDGVLGEMVVTGGSVALGYSGAPGAGSSTHITDGKLYSGDAGFRYRDQVFVLGRMGSSLKVRGRSVFMEDIESRVAQETGLTKGKLAAVGISTAGEQGIALFAETAAGDWIAEAHKIIRGHLGPAQTVHIVTGPRGLIRRTSSGKPRRRHMWQLLRDGALAGAVLHDAEAAPATELGLPEHRVRQLLESALDLVAVPDEAAVLFEGSLAEGFGNVGSDIDFLVVAPGEEEMPTLPTVLFLDGRRVEVRTRSVAQLRRQLEQVAATPSEDLLNRCQRFLRGTVLRAGAVDLEALRALISYPDFTAVAAAWWTARAVQALRFSIALRAFGSQAEAVEWACDGLQQAMKGWAARHGESYIETKWLPEQLDRIGSGELVDRYRGIADPGAWPAIGPQEQARWDELLRLASALGVDVADDPHRILFTRSSGVTTWSIGGRLHVLRGDREVFVLSDAAARAWRSVVFRHSVRDVLARSPHEIGGALAEFVHLGLVGLQWRGAEVLEPALAMCKPVRPYTPVPSALAPALGQTGAARESGIATLVPLSATRFTECGLNLVWSNVVLENAREDLVGAIKGAQGAVADIAAHRLIAMSVRVVLSAFGIHPLPADVAPIETVRRLLPAHAAQREDLLTQLESARRVRFSDIMRTEGDPLDGLATLDDFVALVRRIAGEPDSASGFPASFDSREQWQRTLAIGYDWLRIAGYLNTDLPLDETRDLLASGGHQPHLRESEHS; encoded by the coding sequence ATGAAACTCACTGAAGATAGTGCGGCGGTGCGGGACTGGCTCGCGGACCCGTCCGAATCGACCGGAATCCACCTGGCCGACGAGGCCGACGGCTGGGAGTTCCGCAGTTATCGCGAACTGGCCGACCAGACCTGGTCGATCGCCGCGCTCATGCGCGCGCACGGGCTGGGCAGCGGTGACGGCGCCTGCGTCATCATGCCGACCGGATTCCCCTGCGTGGCAGCGTTTTACGCTGTGTGGGCGTGCGGTGGCGTCTTCACCCCGGTCGCGCCGCCCATGTTCGGCGATCTGGACGAGATCGTCGCCCACATCGCGGGCATTCTGCAGCAGGCCACACCGCGGCTGGTGGTGACCTCCCCGGAATTCGAGCAGTTCGTACGGCGTGCGGCGATCGAAGCAGGCCGCACCGACGAGCCGCTGGTGATCGACCCGAAGCAGCTCGAACCGGCCTCCGGCACTCGGGAATTCGGTGTCCCGGCGGAGGTTTCGCTGCTGCAGTTCACCTCCGGCTCCACCGGGACGCCCCGCGGCGTCCGGGTGAGCTGGCGCAACCTGGCGAACAATATCGCGATGATCTCCCGGCTCATCGATTGGCGGCCCGGTGAGGCACTGGTGTCGTGGCTGCCGCTCTATCACGATATGGGTCTGGTGGGCGCCTTCCTCACCACGGTGACCAATCAGGGCGATCTCTACCTCATGCGTCCCGATCAGTTCGTGCGTGATCCCGCGCGCTGGCTGCGCGCCATGGCCCATGCGCAGCACTCGCCGTCGCCGTCCTTCGCGCTCGGCTATGTGGCACACCGGGTCCGGCCCGAGGAGATCGCCGATCTGGACCTGTCCGGCTGGCGCACGCTGGCCATCGGTTCCGAACCGGTCGAGGTATCGGACCTGCAGTCCTTCGCGAATCTCACCGGCCCGCGCGGCTTTTCGATGGGGTCGTACACCCTGGCATACGGTCTCGCCGAGGCCACGCTCATGGTGACCTCCTCGCACACCCGCAGCCCGATCACCGCGCTGCGGGTCGACAATCCGAATCTTCGTTTCGGAGAACCGGTCCCGATCCTGGAGGAGGCGCTGCTCGACGATACGCACCGCGTTTTCGGGGCGGGCTGGATCACCGGCCTCGGGTACTCGACCCCCGAATCGGCGGTCACGGTCGTCGATGACGAGGGCCGTGAACTGCCCGACGGTGTACTCGGCGAAATGGTCGTGACCGGCGGATCGGTGGCGCTGGGGTACTCCGGCGCACCGGGTGCGGGTTCCTCGACGCACATCACCGACGGCAAGCTCTACTCCGGGGACGCCGGATTCCGCTACCGCGACCAGGTTTTCGTCCTCGGGCGCATGGGCTCCAGTCTCAAGGTGCGCGGCCGCTCGGTCTTCATGGAGGACATCGAATCCCGCGTCGCCCAGGAGACGGGGCTGACCAAGGGCAAGCTCGCCGCCGTCGGTATCAGCACCGCGGGGGAGCAGGGCATCGCGCTGTTCGCCGAAACCGCGGCGGGGGACTGGATCGCGGAGGCCCACAAGATTATTCGCGGGCACCTCGGTCCCGCGCAGACCGTGCATATCGTCACCGGCCCGCGCGGACTGATCCGCCGTACCTCCAGCGGAAAGCCGCGCCGCCGGCACATGTGGCAGCTGCTGCGGGACGGCGCGCTCGCCGGTGCGGTGCTGCACGATGCCGAGGCCGCACCGGCTACCGAGCTCGGCCTGCCGGAGCACCGGGTGCGGCAGCTGCTGGAATCTGCGCTCGACCTGGTCGCGGTGCCGGACGAGGCGGCGGTGCTGTTCGAGGGCTCGCTCGCCGAGGGCTTCGGCAATGTCGGGTCCGATATCGATTTCCTCGTGGTCGCCCCGGGCGAGGAGGAGATGCCGACACTGCCGACCGTGCTGTTCCTCGACGGTCGGCGCGTGGAGGTGCGCACACGGTCGGTCGCGCAGCTGCGGCGGCAGCTGGAACAGGTCGCGGCGACGCCGAGCGAGGATCTGCTCAATCGATGCCAGCGATTCCTGCGGGGCACGGTTTTGCGGGCGGGGGCGGTTGATCTCGAGGCACTGCGCGCGCTGATTTCCTACCCCGACTTCACCGCGGTGGCGGCGGCCTGGTGGACCGCACGCGCGGTGCAGGCACTGCGCTTCTCGATAGCCCTGCGGGCCTTCGGATCGCAGGCCGAGGCCGTCGAATGGGCGTGCGACGGCCTGCAGCAGGCCATGAAGGGCTGGGCGGCGCGCCACGGTGAGAGCTATATCGAGACCAAATGGCTGCCCGAACAACTCGATCGAATCGGTTCCGGCGAACTGGTGGATCGGTATCGCGGGATCGCTGATCCGGGAGCGTGGCCGGCGATCGGCCCGCAGGAGCAGGCCCGCTGGGACGAGCTGCTGCGGTTGGCGTCCGCGCTCGGCGTCGACGTCGCCGATGACCCGCATCGCATCCTGTTCACGCGCAGTTCCGGCGTGACCACCTGGTCCATCGGTGGACGCCTCCATGTCCTGCGCGGTGACCGGGAGGTCTTCGTGCTCTCCGATGCGGCCGCCCGCGCCTGGCGCTCGGTGGTCTTCCGGCATTCGGTGCGCGATGTGCTCGCCCGCTCGCCGCACGAGATCGGCGGCGCTCTGGCCGAATTCGTTCACCTCGGCCTGGTCGGCCTGCAGTGGCGCGGTGCGGAGGTCCTCGAGCCCGCCCTGGCCATGTGCAAGCCGGTGCGCCCCTACACCCCGGTGCCGAGCGCGCTCGCACCCGCGCTGGGGCAGACGGGTGCGGCGCGCGAGAGCGGGATCGCCACGCTGGTACCGCTGTCCGCGACCCGATTCACCGAATGCGGCCTGAACCTGGTGTGGTCCAACGTGGTGCTGGAAAACGCCAGGGAGGACCTGGTGGGCGCGATCAAGGGCGCACAGGGCGCGGTCGCCGATATCGCCGCGCATCGTCTCATCGCCATGAGCGTGCGAGTGGTGCTGTCCGCCTTCGGTATTCATCCCCTGCCCGCCGACGTCGCCCCGATCGAGACGGTGCGTCGCCTCCTGCCCGCCCATGCGGCGCAGCGCGAGGATCTGCTGACCCAGCTGGAATCGGCTCGGCGGGTGCGCTTCTCGGACATCATGCGCACCGAGGGCGATCCGCTCGACGGCTTGGCCACACTCGACGACTTCGTCGCCCTGGTGCGCCGCATTGCCGGAGAACCCGATTCCGCCAGCGGTTTCCCGGCCTCGTTCGACTCCCGCGAGCAATGGCAGCGCACTCTCGCCATCGGCTACGACTGGCTGCGCATCGCGGGCTATCTGAATACCGATCTGCCCCTGGACGAGACCCGCGACCTGCTGGCCAGCGGTGGACACCAGCCGCATCTACGCGAAAGCGAGCACTCATGA
- a CDS encoding phosphoenolpyruvate synthase, producing MQVLGPWSDSVVIDELAGGKARGLYGVQSSGVRVPEWVVLGRDVFDRFVDESGLSTAVAEFAEIAEVEQAVVRAGELRAELVAAAVPEVVRELIATAGERLGDGPIAVRSSMLAEDGAGNSYAGQFDTYLNVRGEPAILARVRDCWASAFSERAVRYAFARALPRAAAPAVLLQRLVAARASGVVFTANPATGARDEAVISAVYGLGEGLVSGAVDADSVIVDKLSGAVLEVVLGDKDRRYEPAGEQGWEVREVEAEARGRAVLTDAELAELTEIGRKLESHCGAPQDIEWAIDDIGVWVLQSRPITTLGEAAPLGRTVELRGAGEEIPAGELRIWDNSNIIESFSGVTSPLTYTTAADIYGRVYRGYAASLGVPDEQLRQTDAWTSVLLGSFHSRVYYNLLHWYRMVGIAPGYPLNRKVLEAALGVDEPLADDIAKTLRPFVFRSRTARLRSRALTTAIYVRRLRGIDAMVERFVTEFYRVYDEYDALDYTELTGEQAYAAYRTVDRDLVERWGPLMVLDALLLTLTGAMFLLTKLFLPKAPEWFLYAVVGPGADVESADPARAMTELAQLVRADPELTALINSSAPEQIYAELQNSDRAEFLSRVNAYIDLYGYRSLDELKLETPDLREDPASLFVMLRSASGRVGDAATASRSAEADAYLDANLRGPRRRIYERLRAKASRCAAHRERLRFCRTRAFGMVKRMIRVMGRDLVARGVLDEFADVFYLTNSEMRGCYEGEDTTTLRALVAARKVLRAKDSTLVAPARFRTLGPALGRAELAEQGWVPLTTTAAATVGTVLTGTPSAAGIVEGPAVVVDEPRDVAGGILVAYRTDPGWVAALPSATALVIERGSPLTHVAIVARELGVPTVVQVKDAATRLRTGMRIRVDGINGTVTVLSEGDQPDETH from the coding sequence GTGCAGGTGCTTGGTCCGTGGTCCGATTCGGTGGTGATCGATGAGCTCGCGGGTGGAAAGGCGCGCGGGTTGTACGGGGTGCAGAGCAGTGGTGTGCGGGTGCCGGAGTGGGTGGTGCTCGGCAGGGATGTGTTCGACAGGTTTGTGGATGAGAGTGGATTGTCCACGGCGGTAGCGGAATTCGCCGAGATCGCCGAGGTGGAGCAGGCGGTGGTGCGCGCCGGGGAGCTGCGCGCCGAGCTGGTGGCCGCGGCGGTGCCGGAGGTGGTGCGGGAGCTGATCGCGACCGCGGGTGAGCGGCTGGGCGACGGCCCGATCGCGGTGCGCTCCTCGATGCTCGCCGAGGACGGCGCGGGCAATTCCTATGCGGGACAGTTCGATACGTATCTCAATGTCCGGGGTGAACCGGCGATCCTCGCGCGGGTGCGCGACTGCTGGGCCTCCGCATTCTCCGAGCGGGCCGTCCGCTACGCCTTCGCGCGTGCGCTGCCGCGTGCCGCCGCACCGGCGGTGCTGCTGCAGCGCCTGGTGGCGGCGCGGGCCAGCGGTGTGGTGTTCACCGCGAATCCGGCGACCGGCGCGCGGGACGAGGCCGTGATCAGCGCCGTGTACGGGCTCGGGGAGGGCCTGGTTTCCGGTGCGGTCGACGCGGATTCGGTGATCGTCGACAAGCTGAGCGGCGCGGTGCTGGAGGTCGTGCTCGGTGATAAGGATCGACGCTACGAGCCCGCGGGGGAGCAGGGCTGGGAGGTGCGGGAGGTCGAGGCGGAGGCGCGCGGGCGTGCGGTGCTCACCGATGCCGAACTCGCCGAGCTGACCGAGATCGGCCGCAAGCTCGAATCACACTGCGGTGCACCGCAGGACATCGAGTGGGCCATCGACGATATCGGCGTATGGGTATTGCAGTCACGGCCGATCACCACCCTCGGTGAGGCGGCACCGCTCGGGCGGACCGTGGAGTTGCGCGGTGCGGGGGAGGAGATTCCGGCCGGTGAACTGCGAATCTGGGACAACTCCAATATTATCGAGAGCTTCAGCGGCGTCACCTCACCGCTCACCTACACCACGGCCGCCGATATCTACGGCCGGGTCTATCGCGGTTATGCGGCCTCGCTGGGCGTCCCGGACGAACAGCTGCGCCAGACCGACGCGTGGACCTCGGTGCTGCTGGGCAGCTTTCACTCTCGCGTGTACTACAACCTGCTGCACTGGTATCGGATGGTCGGCATCGCGCCCGGATATCCGCTCAACCGCAAGGTGCTCGAGGCCGCGCTCGGTGTCGACGAACCCCTGGCCGACGATATCGCGAAGACCCTGCGGCCGTTCGTATTCCGCAGTCGCACCGCCCGACTGCGCTCGCGCGCGCTCACCACGGCGATCTATGTGCGGCGGCTGCGCGGAATCGATGCCATGGTCGAGCGGTTCGTCACCGAGTTCTACCGGGTCTACGACGAATACGACGCTCTCGACTACACCGAGCTGACCGGCGAACAAGCCTATGCGGCCTACCGGACGGTGGATCGGGACCTGGTCGAGCGCTGGGGCCCGCTGATGGTGCTCGACGCCCTCCTGCTGACCCTCACCGGGGCCATGTTCCTGCTCACCAAGCTCTTCCTGCCCAAGGCGCCGGAATGGTTCCTGTATGCCGTGGTGGGTCCGGGGGCCGATGTCGAATCCGCCGATCCCGCGCGGGCCATGACGGAGCTGGCCCAGCTCGTGCGCGCCGATCCGGAGTTGACGGCGCTGATCAATTCCAGTGCACCGGAACAGATCTACGCCGAACTGCAGAACTCCGATCGCGCGGAATTCCTGTCCCGCGTGAACGCCTACATCGACCTGTACGGCTATCGCAGCCTGGACGAGCTCAAGCTGGAAACCCCCGACCTGCGCGAGGATCCGGCCAGCCTGTTCGTCATGCTGCGCAGTGCCTCGGGCCGGGTCGGTGATGCCGCCACCGCCAGCCGCTCCGCCGAGGCGGACGCCTATCTCGACGCGAATCTGCGCGGCCCGCGCCGGCGGATCTATGAACGGCTGCGCGCCAAGGCCTCTCGCTGCGCCGCGCACCGCGAGCGGCTGCGCTTCTGCCGCACCCGCGCCTTCGGCATGGTCAAGCGCATGATCCGGGTAATGGGCCGGGATCTGGTGGCGCGCGGTGTACTCGACGAGTTCGCCGATGTGTTCTACCTGACCAATAGCGAAATGCGCGGCTGCTACGAGGGCGAGGATACGACGACGCTGCGCGCCCTCGTCGCCGCACGGAAGGTGCTGCGGGCGAAGGATTCCACCCTGGTCGCGCCCGCGAGATTCCGCACCCTCGGCCCGGCGCTGGGTCGTGCGGAGCTGGCCGAACAGGGCTGGGTGCCGCTCACCACCACCGCGGCCGCCACCGTGGGCACGGTGCTGACCGGAACACCCTCGGCGGCGGGCATTGTCGAAGGCCCGGCAGTCGTGGTGGACGAGCCCCGCGATGTGGCGGGCGGCATTCTGGTCGCCTACCGCACCGACCCCGGATGGGTGGCCGCACTGCCGTCCGCGACGGCGCTGGTGATCGAGCGGGGCAGCCCGCTGACCCATGTGGCCATTGTGGCGCGGGAATTGGGCGTGCCCACCGTGGTTCAGGTCAAGGACGCCGCCACCCGCCTGCGGACCGGTATGCGAATTCGCGTCGACGGCATCAACGGCACGGTCACCGTGCTGTCCGAAGGAGATCAGCCTGATGAAACTCACTGA
- a CDS encoding SDR family oxidoreductase, which yields MSTRDLVLVTGASGLVGAEVVARLTAAGRPVAAVVHSNSEITRNDGTPVAAERQVAGDIRASRFGLSPEDAAELAGRVDLIVHSAATTAFDATPDAYEELNVRGTAHAVELALEWGVPLVHVSTAYVCGLRGGAIDEGAAAPGQSFGNGYEESKFRAEQLVRTAGERGLRWTIVRPGIVTGEVVTGAIREYKNLYTVVKLMVEGKLRTLPGRYDATLSLAPVDHVAEVITAAAVDFESAAGRTLHAVGRDTLSLREVSDVLAEYPSFEVATFVPETTFRPEDLDAIEREYYLRIGTLYTSYFKRRLHFETTVADEVLGRPSPPTGKEYLRVLLDHCLESGYLGTPLPSIEDMLARTTIGGAV from the coding sequence ATGAGTACCCGTGATCTGGTGCTGGTGACCGGCGCGAGCGGTCTGGTCGGGGCCGAGGTGGTGGCCCGGTTGACGGCAGCCGGGCGACCGGTAGCCGCTGTGGTGCACAGCAATTCGGAGATCACGCGCAATGACGGCACACCGGTGGCAGCCGAGCGTCAGGTGGCCGGCGATATCCGCGCATCGCGCTTCGGGCTCTCGCCGGAGGATGCGGCCGAACTCGCCGGTCGGGTGGACCTGATCGTGCACTCGGCCGCGACCACCGCCTTCGACGCCACGCCCGACGCCTACGAGGAGCTGAATGTGCGCGGCACCGCGCACGCTGTCGAGCTCGCGCTGGAGTGGGGCGTACCGCTCGTGCATGTCAGCACCGCGTATGTGTGCGGTCTGCGCGGCGGCGCGATCGACGAGGGTGCGGCGGCCCCCGGTCAGTCCTTCGGAAACGGCTACGAGGAGAGCAAGTTTCGCGCCGAGCAGCTGGTGCGGACGGCGGGGGAGCGGGGCCTGCGCTGGACGATCGTGCGGCCGGGGATTGTCACCGGTGAGGTCGTCACCGGTGCGATTCGCGAGTACAAGAACCTCTACACCGTCGTCAAGCTCATGGTCGAGGGCAAACTGCGCACCCTGCCCGGCCGCTACGATGCGACGCTCTCGCTCGCACCCGTCGATCACGTGGCGGAGGTGATCACCGCCGCCGCAGTCGATTTCGAGTCCGCCGCCGGTCGCACCCTGCACGCGGTGGGCCGCGACACCCTGTCGCTGCGGGAGGTCTCCGATGTGCTCGCGGAGTATCCGTCCTTCGAGGTGGCCACCTTCGTACCGGAGACGACCTTCCGGCCCGAGGATCTCGACGCGATCGAGCGCGAGTACTACCTGCGCATCGGCACCCTCTACACCAGTTACTTCAAGCGCCGCCTGCACTTCGAGACCACGGTCGCGGACGAGGTGCTCGGCCGGCCCTCGCCGCCCACCGGCAAGGAGTACCTGCGCGTGCTTCTGGATCACTGCCTGGAATCGGGCTACCTCGGCACCCCGCTGCCGTCGATCGAGGACATGCTGGCGCGCACCACGATCGGCGGTGCGGTATGA
- a CDS encoding ScbA/BarX family gamma-butyrolactone biosynthesis protein yields the protein MHIQAMTATHVRTIPRTLAHRHSVSEVFVTSLDAVAPDTFIVGAQLPRMHAHYGDHAGALGLRHDLVAVMEAARQASIAVTHEFYGVPTDRAFLVRTFNGTGADTTAWDIGTAPADLEMQVRALRTHYRGEELQGLDLVLDISSRGVPMTTVDGSFSWVSPRQWGAIRGGFRKQLGLGAFEGAIDIGERAPAALVGRENWRNVVIGPPESVDGVTRAALVADTTHPILFDHQLDHVPGNLLIEASRQVALGAIQPELRRLVSVTSTFNHFVELDRPAECIATITDAGVDTTVVRCEIHQKGAVASRIDLEFAGSAAESDAEAV from the coding sequence ATGCACATTCAAGCCATGACGGCCACGCACGTCCGCACCATTCCCCGCACGCTGGCGCACCGGCACTCCGTGTCGGAGGTATTCGTGACCTCGCTGGACGCCGTCGCCCCCGATACCTTCATCGTCGGCGCGCAATTGCCGCGCATGCACGCCCATTACGGCGATCACGCCGGTGCGCTGGGTCTGCGGCACGATCTCGTGGCGGTGATGGAGGCCGCCCGGCAGGCGTCCATCGCGGTGACCCACGAGTTCTACGGCGTGCCCACCGACCGCGCCTTCCTGGTGCGCACCTTCAACGGCACCGGGGCCGACACCACGGCCTGGGATATCGGCACGGCCCCTGCGGATCTGGAGATGCAGGTGCGGGCGCTGCGCACCCACTACCGGGGTGAGGAGCTGCAGGGCCTGGATCTGGTACTCGATATCAGCAGTCGTGGCGTGCCGATGACCACGGTCGACGGCTCGTTCTCCTGGGTCAGCCCGCGGCAGTGGGGAGCCATTCGAGGTGGCTTCCGGAAACAGCTGGGGCTCGGGGCTTTCGAGGGAGCGATCGATATCGGCGAGCGCGCGCCCGCCGCACTGGTCGGCCGGGAGAACTGGCGCAATGTGGTGATCGGACCGCCGGAGTCGGTCGACGGCGTGACCCGTGCCGCCCTGGTCGCCGACACCACGCATCCGATTCTGTTCGACCATCAGCTCGATCATGTGCCCGGCAATCTGCTCATCGAGGCGAGCCGGCAGGTCGCACTCGGCGCGATCCAACCCGAACTGCGTCGATTAGTCAGCGTGACAAGCACTTTCAATCACTTCGTGGAGCTCGATCGTCCCGCCGAATGCATCGCGACGATCACCGACGCGGGCGTCGACACCACCGTCGTGCGGTGCGAGATTCATCAGAAGGGTGCGGTGGCCTCGCGCATCGATCTCGAATTCGCCGGCAGCGCAGCGGAGTCCGATGCGGAGGCGGTCTGA